TGGTGCCGCTCGCGGTGATCGGGCTGACCGCGGCCGCCTGCTTCAGCACGATGAACTGGATCGGCGGGGTGGCCGACGGCACCGCCACGAGCATCGGCGGCACCCCGTTCACCCCGGCCAAGCGGGAGTGGGCCAAGGCGATTTCGCCGGACTTCCTCACCTTTTTCGCCGTTGTACTGGTGGTTTTCGCAGTGCTGTCGGTGCCGTGGATCGTGCTCGGGGTGTACCTGCGCAAGGGCAGTTCCGGCGCGCGGACCACGCTCACCGTGTTCGCCGTGCTGTGGCTGGTGACCGGCGTGTTCGCCGCGGTGCCCGGTTCCTCCGCGCTGTCCTCTTTGGACAAGTACTTGACCGGGACGTACACCATGCACCTCCCGGGCAGCCTCCAGCCACTGGGCTTCGCGCAGGCGACGGTGGTCATCGTCGGCATGGCCGCGTTCGTGGTGCTCGCCCACCATCCGTCCGCCTCGGCGTACATCGAGGCAGCCGCGCTCGCGCGGCGCACCTAGACTCGTATTCGTGGCCGTACTCGGTGTGATGCTGGTTGTCCTGGGGCTCTCGATCCTGCTGTTCCGGGACGCCGACGTGCTCGGCATCCCGGCGACCGGGTTCGGCGTCGGGCTGCTGGTGCTCGGCGTGGCGGTGTTCGCCGGCGGGCTGGCCTGGCGGGCGGCGAAGCGGCGGCGCCGGATCGCCGCCGGTGAGCCCGTGCCGGTCGGGAATCCCCTGGACCGCGTCCGCGCGCTGCCACGCCTGCTGCGTGCCCGCCGTGAGGGCTACACCGGGCTGCCGAAGAGCCGGATCGCGTTGTGGGCGCTGGCACTGGTGTACCTGGTTTCGCCGATCGACCTGCTGCCCGAACTGCTGCCGCTGCTCGGGGTCACCGACGACGCCGGGGTGCTGGTCTGGCTGTTCTCGAGCGTTTCCGCGGCGTCCGGGATGTTCCTGCGCTGGGAACGCGACCGCGTCCGCTCCTGACACAGACGCTCACGCACTGCGGCTCTCCCGCGGCACCACGATCGGGCGCACCCGGTCCAGCACGGTTTCGCGGCTGATGATCACCTCGGCGATGTCGTCGCGGCTGGGCACCTCGTACATCACCGGCAGCAGTACCTCTTCGAGCACGGCCCGCGACGCGCGCGCACCCGTGCCGCGAAGCAGTGACTGCTCGGCGATCGCGTCGACCGCGTCCTCGGTGAACCGGAGTTCGACGCCGTCGAGCGCGAGCAGCCGACGGTACTGCTTGATCAACGCGTCCCGTGGTTCGGTCAGAATGCGCGCCAGCGTCGCCCGGTCGAGCGGCCGCACCGCGGAGACCACCGGCAGCCTGCCGACGAACTCCGGGATCAGCCCGTAGCGCACCAGGTCCTGGGGCTGCACCCGCGGCAGCGTGCCGCTCCCGAGTTCCGCGCCGAAGCCGAGCCCGCGCCGCCCGGCCCGGTCACCGGCCAGCCGGTCCAGTCCGTCGAACGCGCCCGCGGCGATGAACAGCACGTTCGTCGTGTCGAAGCGCAGCGCCTCCTGGTGCGGGTGCTTGCGCCCGCCCTGCGGGGGCACCGACACGACGTTGCCTTCGAGGATCTTCAACAGCGCCTGCTGCACGCCCTCGCCGGAGACGTCCCTGGTGATCGACGGGTTCTCCGACTTGCGCGCGAGCTTGTCGACCTCGTCGAGGTAGACGATGCCGGTCTGGGCGCGCTCCAGGTCGTAATCCGCTGCCTGGACCAGCTTGAGGAGGATGTTGTCCACGTCCTCGCCCACGTACCCGGCTTCGGTCAGCGTGGTGGCGTCGGCGATCGCGAACGGCACGTCCAGCACCCTCGCCAGCGTGCGCGCCAGATGGGTCTTGCCGCAGCCGGTCGGCCCGAGCAGCAGGACGTTCGACTTGCCCAGTTCGATCGGTTCTTCGGTGTCCTTGGCGTGGCGCCCGCTGCCCGCCGCCCCGCGTTCGATCCGCTTGTAGTGGTTGTAGACCGCCACCGACAGCGCCCGCTTCGCGCCGGGCTGACCGACCACGTACCGGTCGAGGTAGGCGCAGATCTCGTGCGGGCGCGGGAGCCCTGCCGCTTCGCGCACCGCGGCGACCTCGGGCTCTTCGATCAGCTCGGTGCACTGCCCGACGCACTCGTCGCAGATGTGCACCCCGGACGGACCGGCGATCAGCCGTCCGACCAGATGCTGTGCGCGCCCGCAGAAGGAGCACCGCGGTGCCTGCTCACCGGCTGCCATCCGGAAATACTCCCCGCATTTCAAATGTTCACACCATCTCGATGTTGAGAGTATGCCGGATCGACGCTGATCGGCAAGGTCGGCACGGTGATCACCTCGCGTAGGCGGTCAGGAACTGGTCGCGGAAGTCCTGCATGGGCTTGACCGGCGCGTGGGGTCCGGGCCGCAGGCCCTCGTCCCAGCCCCAGCCCGCCGCGCGGTCGAGCACCGCCGGATCCCGGGCGACGATGGTCACCGGCACGTCCCAGTCCGCGCCCTCACCGGTGACCATGGTCGAGGGCTGGTGGTCACCGAGGAAAACCAGCACCAGGTCGTCCCCGCCGTGTGTCTCCACATAGGACAGCAGGGTGGCCAGCGAGTACTCCACGGTTTCGGCGTAGGCGCCGCGGATCAGCGCCGGATCCGACCACATGCCCTCGACCGGCGGACGGCCCAGCGAGTGGTAGACCGAGCCGTCGCCGACCGCGTTCCAGTCCAGCACCGGGGGCGGCGGCGCCCACGGGAAGTGGCTGGACACCAGGTCGATCTCCGCCATCACCGGCTGGTGGCCGGGTACCGCGCGCTCGTTGCGGTGGAAGGCGGACAGGGTGAACTGGTCGGGCATCGTCACGTACGACGCGGACGGGCCCTGGTAACCGACGTTCCGCGCGTCGTAGTACCCGTCGTAGCCGTAGAACGCGCCCTCCGGCCAGTCCCGCGTGTGCGCCGGAACGTCACCGACCGTGCGCCAGCCCGCTCGCTGGAACGCCCCGCCGAGGGTGAGCCGGTCGCTGGCGAGCACGGTGTCGTAGCGCTGTTCGTTCTTGACCTCCAGCCCGGACTGCAGGGTCGAATGCGCGAGCCAGCTGCCGCCGCCGGTGGTCGGCGACGTGAGGTACGCGCTGCGGGCACCGAACCCGGCCGCGCGCAGCCGCTCGGTGCCCTGGTCGAGCAGCGGGCCGATCCGGGCCGCGACGTCGGAGCCGTGCACGGCGAACCGGCCGTAGCTCTCGACGAAGGTGAACACCACGTCCTTGCCGCGCAACGCGGTCAGCAACTGGTCTCCGGGCACCGCGGCGAACGGGTCCGGCGCGCCCGACTCCGCGGCGAAGGCGTCCTGGTCGAGCAGGTCTGCCCGCACCTTCCGCAGGTCCTCGTAGGCGAAGGCGACCGCGCTGTTGGCCGCCACCGGCTCGCCGGGCACGAACTGCACGCCGAGCACCGCGCAGGCGATCCAGACCACCCCGAGCACCGAGACCACCCGGGTCGAGGTGGTCCGGTGCCCGGCCACCAGCCGGGCCAGCCGCACCGCCGACAAGGCCAGCAGCACCACCAGCACCAGTGCCACCAGCACGATGCCGCAGACCGCGGCGATCGCGCCCGCCTCGCCGATCGACGTGGTCAGCAGGTCGATCGCGGGGCCGAACAGGTCCCAGTCGAACACCGGGTTGAACGGCCGGTCGAGCGCGACCCGGAAGCCCATGTTGATCAGCTTGACGATGGTCAGCAGCCCGAGCACGGCACCGGCCAGCGCGGCCAGCACCCGGCGCGGGCGCACCGGCAGCACGAGCACCAGCGCGACCCCGGCCAGCGCCTCGACCGGGAGCCGGGCGAAGGCGCCGGGGCTCAGCCGGTCCAGTTCGTCCGGCACCACCAGCGCGGCGAACACCAGCAGCGCGGCCAGCACCAGTCCGGCGCGTGCCAGCGCCCGCCGCACCGGGCGCGCGGTGCTCTCCGTTTCCTCGCTCACTCGACCGGAAGTCCTTTCCTGCGGCGGAATCTGCGGGCCTTCTCCCGGTTACACGGCCCGCGGCTACTCGTGGTTCACATTCACCCGCGCCGATGTGTACAGTCGTACGCATCGACCCGAGTGGAGCAGCATGACCGCACAACCCGCGCGCCGCCGTCGATTCGACCCCGAACGGCGCGAACGCATCATCGAAGCGGCCATCGACGTGATCGCCGAACGCGGGGTCGCCGGGACCTCGCACCGCACCGTGGCCGACGCCGCCGACGTGCCGCTCGGCTCGCTCACGTACCACTTCGAGAGCCTCGACGAACTGCTGCGGCTCGCCTTCACCCGGCTCGCCGAGCGCATGCACGGCCGGTTCGACGCCGCGCTCGCGGCGATCCCCGAGGACGGCGACGGCCGCGAAGGCGTGGTCCGGATCATCTGCGACGAGAGCCTCGGCTTCGACCGCGACCTGCTGCTGATGGTCGAGCTGTACGTGCTCGCCATCCGCAAGCCCGCCTTCCGCGAACTGATCCAGGACTGGATGAACGCCAGCCGCCGGTCGCTGGCGCGGCACTTCCCCGAGGACGCGGCGCCGGAGATCGACGCGCTGATCGAGGGCATGGTGCTGCACAGCCACCTGTCCACCGAACCCTTCGACGCCGACCGGGTGCGGCGCGCGGTGCACCGGATCACCGCCCGATGAGCGCGCCGACCACGCCCGAGGTCCGGCGGTGGCGTGCCGCGTTGTTCGCCATGTTCCTGCTCACCGGCATCACCTTCGCGTCCTGGGTGACCAGGACCCCGGCGATCCGCGACTCGGTCGGCGCCTCCACCGCGCAAATGGGCGTGATCATCGCCGGGCTGTCGGTGGGTTCGCTGTTCGGCATCGCGGTGGCCGGGAAGCTGGTGGTGGCCAGGGGCGGGCGGTTCGTGATCGCGCTCGGCGCGGTGGCCATGGTGGGCGGACTGCTGCTCATCGCGCTCGGTGCGGCGGTGGGCGCGGGCTGGCTGGTCTGCGGCGGGCTGGCGTTCTTCGGCCTGGGCATGGGCGCCTCCGAAGTCGCGCAGAACGTCGAAGGCGCCGAGATCGAGCGTGCGCTGGCTGCCTCGGTCCTGCCAGCCATGCACGGCTGCTTCAGCATCGGCACCTTCGCCGGTGCGCTCGCCGGGATCGCGCTCAACGCGCTGGCCGTGCCGGTGGCGCTGCACGTGGGCACCTCGGCCGCGTTGATGGCGGCGGTGTCGGTCTGGGCGGTGCGCGGCATTCCCGCGCACGCCCCCGCCGAGGACGAGGGCGCTCCGAAGGCGAAAACGAAGGTGTGGCGGGAGCCGCGCGTGGTGCTGATCGGCGTGATCGTGCTCGGCATGGCGCTGGCCGAAGGATCGGCCAACGACTGGCTGCCGCTGATCACCGTGGACGGTTTCGGTGCCACCGCGACCATCGGCTCGGTCGCCTACGCGCTGTTCGGCCTGGCGATGTCGGTCGGGCGGTTCAGCGGGAGCCGGGTGCTCGACCGGTTCGGCCGCGCCACGGCGATGCGGGGCAGCGCGGTGATCGCCACCGCCGGGGTCGCGCTGGTGATACTCGCGCCGGGCATCGAACTCGCCGCGGTCGGCGTGGTGCTGTGGGGACTCGGTACCTCGCTGGGCTTCCCGGTCGCGCTGTCGGCCGCCGGCGACGAGCCGGAGAACGCGGCGGCGCGGGTCAGCGCCGTGGCCACCATCGGGTATCTGGCGTTCCTGGTCGGGCCGCCGCTGCTCGGCCTGCTCGGCGAGTACGCCGGGCTGCGCAACGCGCTCGTGGTGGTGCTGGTGATGCTGCTGGTCGCCGGTGCGTGCGCGCCGGCTGTCCGGGTCAGGGGTCGCGAAGCAGCGTCTCGCCCTTGATCCACCACGCCGCCCCGAAGGCGAAGATGGCCGCGGATTCCAGCCACAGCACCGGATGCAGCGCGGCCAGCTCGTCGGCCAGCCACAGGCCCTCGAGCGCGATCAGCACCAGGCAGGCCAGCATGACCACCCCGCAGGTGCGGTAGACGCGGTTGCGCCAGGTCTTGCGCCGCGTCGGTTCACCACTGGTCTTGGTGAACAGGAACAGGCAGAACACCGCCAGCGTCACGAAGAACACCGCGGCACAGGCCACGTGCACGATTTCCACCGCCCGCTGGGTCGGCGACGGATCCGGCCCGGCGACCGGGAACAGGCCGACGCCGATCGCGGCCACCGCGGCGATGTCACCGCACAGGTCGTCGAACCGGCTGTGCCCGCGGTAGGACAGCAGGAAGGTGCCGACCGCGCACATGCTGCCGACAAAAACCCCGCGCATCACGCTGTGGTAGTAGGCGCTGATCGACGAGAGCGTGCCGCCGCCCTCCAGCACCAGCTTCCCGACGATGAGCACCACCGGGAGCGCCAGCCCGATCACCCCGACCGCCCGGCGCAGGAACAGGTAGGAGTGCACGAAGCTCATCTGGGGCGTCTGGACCGAAGCCGTCGGGTGCATGCAGGTCAGTGAAACACCCCGAATGGGCGAAAGAGCGAAGCGAACACGAATTGTTGCCGAACGATGACCCTCAGTGCAACCTGTCGCCCGAGTCCAGCTCCGAACGCCGCTTGACCAGCGTTTCGGCCAACTCGGCGAGTTTGACGTTGAGGTTCTGCGAAGCGCGGCGCAGGAACGCGAACGCCTCGTCGGCGGAAAGGCCGCGCCGCGCCATCAGGATGCCCTTGGCCTGACCGATCACGTCCCGGGTGTCGATCGCCTCGCGCAGCTGAACGGCTTCGAGATCGGCACGGGTGACGGCTTCGGTCCGGGCCAGTGCCAGTGACGCGTGCGTCGCGAGCAGCAGCGCCATCTCCACCGCGTCCGCCCCGAAATCGCCGGGCGAGGAGCGGTAGATGTTGAGCGCGCCGGACAACCGCGGCGGCCGCACGTCCGGCACGAGCGCGGTGGACAGCACGGCGTGGTACCCGTGCCGGGCCGCGGCCGGGCCGAACCGGGGCCACGGCGAACCGGTGGCGAGATCGGCGCAGCGCGCGCACGCCGGGCCGTCGGGCCGGGCGGCGTCCAGGCAGGGGCCTTCGCCGGTGTCGTACTGGACCTGGTCGAGGTCCAACGCGATCGGCGCGGTGTCGATCGGGGTGTGGAAACGGCCGTCCGGCGAACGCAGGGTGATCGACACCAGTTCGGCGCCCGGCACCACCTGGTGCGCCGCGTCGACCACCCGTTCCAGCACCCCGCCCGTGGTTTCCGCGTCGAGCAGGAGCCTGGTCAGCTTCGCGAAGTCCGCGTTCTCTGCCTTGTCAGCCATCAGACCACCGACGATAGCTCTACTCGGCCCAGACCGCCCCGACACGTTCGACCTCCGACTTCGCCTGCGCGTAGCCCGCCCGTGCCGCCGCGGCACGGGCCGCCGGATCGAGCACGTTGCGCCCGAAGGCTTCGAGCGCGGCCCGGTCCGGGCTCACCAGCTCGACCTCCGACCGTTCCCGCAACACCTCGACCTGCTTGCCGACCGGGGTCATCGGGCCGATCCCGCGCGGCAGCGGCGCGAGCACCACCACCCGGTCCGCACCGGCGGCCAGGTCCGCGTTCGAACCCGACCGGACCCCGCCGTCGATGTAGCGGCGGCCGTCGATGGTCACCGGCGGCCAGACCCCCGGTACCGCGCAGCTCGCCGCGACCGCGTGCACCAGCGGTACGCCGTCGTGCCGGTCGAACGCGCGGAACCGGCCGCTGACCGCGTCCACCGCGGTGATCAGCAGCCGGCGCTCCGGCCAGTCGCGGACCGGGAGCCGCGATTCGATCACCGCGATGCGGTCGGCCTCGGCCGCCTCGGTGCGGGCCCGCAACGCGATCCGGCCGACGCGGGCGCGGAACCTCTCCCCCGACGGCGGGCCGAGCAGCGCCAGCGCGAACCGCAGCATCAGGCCGCGGCCGAGCGTCGCGGCCAGCTCGCCGTCCGGTGGTTCGAGCTGGGCCTGGTACCGGACCGCGGGCTCGACGCCGGACGCGACCTGCGCGCCCACCACCGAACCCGCGGAGGTGCCGATCACCAGGTCCGCGCCGGTGAGGTCCACGCCGGCTTCGGCGAGCCCCGTCAGCATTCCCCATTCCCAGGCGATCCCGGTGATGCCACCGCCGCCGAGGACCAGTGCGCGCTGCGTCATCGGCCCATCATGCAGTACCACACGACAGCTCGGTCGCGGCGCAGCGAGTACAGGGCTACGCCGAGGCCGGCCACGGTCAGTGCGGCGCCGACGAGGTAGAGCGAACCCAGCCCCGGCCCGTCCTCGATGACCCAGCCGCCGAGCCAGCCCGCGAACGCGGAGGCGAGCTGGAAGCCCGACGCGTTGACCGCGACCGCGAGCGTGGGCGCGGCACCGGCGGTGGTCACCACCCGCGTCTGCATCCCGGGAATGATCGCGAAGGCCAGCAGGCCGAGCACGAAGGTGAGCACCGCCGCGGCCGGGCGGCTCGAGCTGAGCAGCCAGCACACCACGAGCACACCGGCGAGCGCGGCGAGCAGTGCGGCCACCGAGGGCAGCAGTGCCCTGTCCGCCAGCCGCCCGCCGAGGAAGTTGCCCGCGACCGCACCGGCGCCGTAGACCAGCAGCAGCCACGGCACGGCCTCGGCGCCGAACCCGCTGAGCCCGGTGAGCAACGGGGTGATGTAGACAAAAACCGTTACCACACCGAGGTTTCCGGCCGCGGTGAGCAGAAGGGCCCAGCGCAGGTCGCGGCCGGCGAACACCCGCAGCTCCCCCAGCACCGAGCCGGTGGTGGCGGCGGGCCGCGCGGGCACGTACTTCGACACCAGCGGCAGGGCGATCAGGCTGCTCAGGGCCACCGCGGCGAAAGTGGCCCGCCAGCCGAGGTTGTGCCCGACGAAGGTGCCCAACGGGGTGCCCAGCACGATGCCGAGGTTCAGGCCCAGCGTCAGTTTTGCCACCGCCGAGGCCTGCTTGCCCGGTTCGGCCAGGGATACCGCGATCGCGATGCCCACCGCGAAGAAGGTGGCCACCACCAATCCGGCGACAAAACGGGAGAACAGCAGCAGGGCGTACCCGGGTGCCACCGCGGAACCCAGGTTGCCCAGCACGGAAACCAGGATCAGCCCGGTGATCAGCGGTTTGCGGGCCACGCGGGCGGTGAGCACGGTGACCACCGGCCCGCCGACGATCATGCCGGCCGCGTAGGCGCTGACCAGCAGGCCCGCCGCCGGGACGGACACCGACAGCCCGGCGGCCACGTCGGGCAGGATTCCGGCGATGACGAACTCGCCGGTGGTCAGGCCGAAGACGACCAGCAGCAGGGAGAACAGGGAAAGGCGCATGCTCACGTCCGGAATCGGGGAATACCAGCGCTTCGATCCTGGTTCCGGAGTTACCGATGATCAAGAACCCACTAATTGGTGGGGTACTTACCGGAAGGTGTGTGCGCCGTGCCCTCGTGCCAGAAATTCGTGTCCGGCCTGGACGCCGGGATCGACGTGGTCGACGGCAAGTGGAAGGTGCTCATCCTGTGGGCACTGGGCCAGGGCCCGCGGCGGTTCGGCCAGCTCAAGCGCGAGCTGACCGGAGTCAGCGAGAAGATGCTCATCCAGCACCTGCGCGAACTCGAACGCGACGAGGTGGTGCACCGGGAAGTGCACCACGTCGTCCCGCCGAAGGTCGAGTACTCGCTGACCGATTCGGGCACCACCCTCATCGAAGCGCTGCGCCCGCTCGGCGCCTGGGGTTGTGACCGGAAAGAACGCCTCGAAGAAATCCGCGGCGCGGGATAAGCGCTTTCGAAAGCGCTCACGCCTGACAGGAAACCGCGGGCAGGACCGGGTTGTCCGAATGCACGCCGGCGATCAGCCCGAAGCCGGTACTGCCCTCGGCGGCCAGTGTCCCGCCCGTCACGGTGATCTCCTCGCCGTGTTGTTCCAGCCGCCCGTTCCACAGGTCGTTGACGGCGTGCCCGGCGGGCTGCGCCCACTGCACCGTCCAGCCGTCGATCGCGGTGGGGTTCACGTTCCGCACGGTCACCCGCGCCTCGTAGCCACCCGGCCACGAGTTGGTCACCTCCAGGCTGGCCTCGCACGCGCTGGGCGCGGCGACCAGATCCGCGGTGCCGGTGACCCGGTCTCCGCCCGCCGCGTAACCGGCCAGCACTCCACCACCGGCGAGCCCGGCGGCGGCCAGCCCGAGCACCACCGCGGCACGCCACCGCGGCCGCCGCGCCGGTGACCACGGATCCGGTCCGCCGCCGGTGGAAACAACCGGCGAAAGCACCGGCAGCGCGGCCGGACGTGGTCGTGGCGGCGAAAGTTCCGCGTGCACCTGCGCCATGGTCGGCCGTTCGGCCGGGTTCCGCCGGAGCATGCCCAGCAGGACGCCGGTCAGCGGCCCGCTGCGGCGCGGCGGCTCGATCTCACCGCCGACGATCCGCATCAGCATCGCCGGTGTGGTCCGTTCCTTGCCGTACGGCGGTTCCCCTTCCATTGCCGTGTACAGCGTCGCGCCCAGCGAGAACACGTCCGACGCCGGAGTGGCCTGCTCTCCCGCGGCGACCTCCGGGGCGAGGTAGGCGGGTGTGCCCGCGATGTACCCCGCCGCGGTCAGCGTGTCCTCACCGGGAGCGCACGAGATGCCGAAGTCGGCGATCTTCGCCGTCTGCCCCGGCCCGAGCAGGATGTTGCCCGGGGTGACATCCCGGTGCACGATGCCCAGCTCGTGCGCCGCGGCCAGCGCCGACGCGACCTGCGCGCCGATCGCGGCCACCTGGCCCGCCGGTGGCCTCCGCCCGCCGCGCAGCAGCGCGGACAGGCTCAGCGGCACGTACTCCATGATCAGGTAGGTGCCATCGGCTGTGTCCACCACGTCGTGCACGGTCACCGCGTGGGGGTGCCGCAGCCGGGCCGCGACGCGCGCCTCACGCATCGCACGGGGATCGTCCGTCCCCAGTTGCTTGACGGCGACCACCCGGCCAAGTCGCTCGTCCGTGGCGCGCCACACCGCGCCCATCGCACCTTCACCCGCACGGTTCGCCAGCCGGTAGCGCCCCGCGATCACCACTCCGCTGTCCGTCACGCCGGGCACACGGATCAGCACACGGAATGGTTCAACCCGATCTCGGGATTTTTCAGCGGCCCGTCCAGGTCGGCTTTTCACCGGCCACGAACGACCGCACGCCGTTGGCGAAGTCCTCGCTGCCCCACACCCTGGCGACCACGTCGTCGTCGGGCACCAGCAGCCGCCGTCGCATGCGGCGGACGATCTCCTTGCTCGCCCACTGGGTCAGCGGCGCGTTCCGCCGGAGATCGGTGAGCACCCGCTGAAGCGCCTCGTCCAGTTCCTCCGGTGGCGCCAGTTCGGTCAGCAGTCCCGCGTCCCGCGCGGCGGTGGCGTCCAGCAGGCGCCCGCGCAGCAGCAGGTCCAGTGTCGGTCCCGGGCCGACGTGCCCGACCAGCAGGGAGATCGTGTTGGCGGACAAGCAGTTCCCGAGCGTTCTGGCGATCGGCACGCCGAAG
The genomic region above belongs to Amycolatopsis sp. YIM 10 and contains:
- a CDS encoding YkvA family protein, yielding MAVLGVMLVVLGLSILLFRDADVLGIPATGFGVGLLVLGVAVFAGGLAWRAAKRRRRIAAGEPVPVGNPLDRVRALPRLLRARREGYTGLPKSRIALWALALVYLVSPIDLLPELLPLLGVTDDAGVLVWLFSSVSAASGMFLRWERDRVRS
- the clpX gene encoding ATP-dependent Clp protease ATP-binding subunit ClpX, which produces MAAGEQAPRCSFCGRAQHLVGRLIAGPSGVHICDECVGQCTELIEEPEVAAVREAAGLPRPHEICAYLDRYVVGQPGAKRALSVAVYNHYKRIERGAAGSGRHAKDTEEPIELGKSNVLLLGPTGCGKTHLARTLARVLDVPFAIADATTLTEAGYVGEDVDNILLKLVQAADYDLERAQTGIVYLDEVDKLARKSENPSITRDVSGEGVQQALLKILEGNVVSVPPQGGRKHPHQEALRFDTTNVLFIAAGAFDGLDRLAGDRAGRRGLGFGAELGSGTLPRVQPQDLVRYGLIPEFVGRLPVVSAVRPLDRATLARILTEPRDALIKQYRRLLALDGVELRFTEDAVDAIAEQSLLRGTGARASRAVLEEVLLPVMYEVPSRDDIAEVIISRETVLDRVRPIVVPRESRSA
- a CDS encoding sulfatase-like hydrolase/transferase is translated as MSEETESTARPVRRALARAGLVLAALLVFAALVVPDELDRLSPGAFARLPVEALAGVALVLVLPVRPRRVLAALAGAVLGLLTIVKLINMGFRVALDRPFNPVFDWDLFGPAIDLLTTSIGEAGAIAAVCGIVLVALVLVVLLALSAVRLARLVAGHRTTSTRVVSVLGVVWIACAVLGVQFVPGEPVAANSAVAFAYEDLRKVRADLLDQDAFAAESGAPDPFAAVPGDQLLTALRGKDVVFTFVESYGRFAVHGSDVAARIGPLLDQGTERLRAAGFGARSAYLTSPTTGGGSWLAHSTLQSGLEVKNEQRYDTVLASDRLTLGGAFQRAGWRTVGDVPAHTRDWPEGAFYGYDGYYDARNVGYQGPSASYVTMPDQFTLSAFHRNERAVPGHQPVMAEIDLVSSHFPWAPPPPVLDWNAVGDGSVYHSLGRPPVEGMWSDPALIRGAYAETVEYSLATLLSYVETHGGDDLVLVFLGDHQPSTMVTGEGADWDVPVTIVARDPAVLDRAAGWGWDEGLRPGPHAPVKPMQDFRDQFLTAYAR
- a CDS encoding TetR/AcrR family transcriptional regulator — its product is MTAQPARRRRFDPERRERIIEAAIDVIAERGVAGTSHRTVADAADVPLGSLTYHFESLDELLRLAFTRLAERMHGRFDAALAAIPEDGDGREGVVRIICDESLGFDRDLLLMVELYVLAIRKPAFRELIQDWMNASRRSLARHFPEDAAPEIDALIEGMVLHSHLSTEPFDADRVRRAVHRITAR
- a CDS encoding MFS transporter, whose amino-acid sequence is MSAPTTPEVRRWRAALFAMFLLTGITFASWVTRTPAIRDSVGASTAQMGVIIAGLSVGSLFGIAVAGKLVVARGGRFVIALGAVAMVGGLLLIALGAAVGAGWLVCGGLAFFGLGMGASEVAQNVEGAEIERALAASVLPAMHGCFSIGTFAGALAGIALNALAVPVALHVGTSAALMAAVSVWAVRGIPAHAPAEDEGAPKAKTKVWREPRVVLIGVIVLGMALAEGSANDWLPLITVDGFGATATIGSVAYALFGLAMSVGRFSGSRVLDRFGRATAMRGSAVIATAGVALVILAPGIELAAVGVVLWGLGTSLGFPVALSAAGDEPENAAARVSAVATIGYLAFLVGPPLLGLLGEYAGLRNALVVVLVMLLVAGACAPAVRVRGREAASRP
- a CDS encoding DUF998 domain-containing protein; amino-acid sequence: MSFVHSYLFLRRAVGVIGLALPVVLIVGKLVLEGGGTLSSISAYYHSVMRGVFVGSMCAVGTFLLSYRGHSRFDDLCGDIAAVAAIGVGLFPVAGPDPSPTQRAVEIVHVACAAVFFVTLAVFCLFLFTKTSGEPTRRKTWRNRVYRTCGVVMLACLVLIALEGLWLADELAALHPVLWLESAAIFAFGAAWWIKGETLLRDP
- a CDS encoding GAF and ANTAR domain-containing protein, with translation MADKAENADFAKLTRLLLDAETTGGVLERVVDAAHQVVPGAELVSITLRSPDGRFHTPIDTAPIALDLDQVQYDTGEGPCLDAARPDGPACARCADLATGSPWPRFGPAAARHGYHAVLSTALVPDVRPPRLSGALNIYRSSPGDFGADAVEMALLLATHASLALARTEAVTRADLEAVQLREAIDTRDVIGQAKGILMARRGLSADEAFAFLRRASQNLNVKLAELAETLVKRRSELDSGDRLH
- a CDS encoding patatin-like phospholipase family protein; translated protein: MTQRALVLGGGGITGIAWEWGMLTGLAEAGVDLTGADLVIGTSAGSVVGAQVASGVEPAVRYQAQLEPPDGELAATLGRGLMLRFALALLGPPSGERFRARVGRIALRARTEAAEADRIAVIESRLPVRDWPERRLLITAVDAVSGRFRAFDRHDGVPLVHAVAASCAVPGVWPPVTIDGRRYIDGGVRSGSNADLAAGADRVVVLAPLPRGIGPMTPVGKQVEVLRERSEVELVSPDRAALEAFGRNVLDPAARAAAARAGYAQAKSEVERVGAVWAE
- a CDS encoding MFS transporter, with the translated sequence MRLSLFSLLLVVFGLTTGEFVIAGILPDVAAGLSVSVPAAGLLVSAYAAGMIVGGPVVTVLTARVARKPLITGLILVSVLGNLGSAVAPGYALLLFSRFVAGLVVATFFAVGIAIAVSLAEPGKQASAVAKLTLGLNLGIVLGTPLGTFVGHNLGWRATFAAVALSSLIALPLVSKYVPARPAATTGSVLGELRVFAGRDLRWALLLTAAGNLGVVTVFVYITPLLTGLSGFGAEAVPWLLLVYGAGAVAGNFLGGRLADRALLPSVAALLAALAGVLVVCWLLSSSRPAAAVLTFVLGLLAFAIIPGMQTRVVTTAGAAPTLAVAVNASGFQLASAFAGWLGGWVIEDGPGLGSLYLVGAALTVAGLGVALYSLRRDRAVVWYCMMGR
- a CDS encoding helix-turn-helix domain-containing protein produces the protein MPSCQKFVSGLDAGIDVVDGKWKVLILWALGQGPRRFGQLKRELTGVSEKMLIQHLRELERDEVVHREVHHVVPPKVEYSLTDSGTTLIEALRPLGAWGCDRKERLEEIRGAG
- a CDS encoding serine/threonine-protein kinase, producing the protein MTDSGVVIAGRYRLANRAGEGAMGAVWRATDERLGRVVAVKQLGTDDPRAMREARVAARLRHPHAVTVHDVVDTADGTYLIMEYVPLSLSALLRGGRRPPAGQVAAIGAQVASALAAAHELGIVHRDVTPGNILLGPGQTAKIADFGISCAPGEDTLTAAGYIAGTPAYLAPEVAAGEQATPASDVFSLGATLYTAMEGEPPYGKERTTPAMLMRIVGGEIEPPRRSGPLTGVLLGMLRRNPAERPTMAQVHAELSPPRPRPAALPVLSPVVSTGGGPDPWSPARRPRWRAAVVLGLAAAGLAGGGVLAGYAAGGDRVTGTADLVAAPSACEASLEVTNSWPGGYEARVTVRNVNPTAIDGWTVQWAQPAGHAVNDLWNGRLEQHGEEITVTGGTLAAEGSTGFGLIAGVHSDNPVLPAVSCQA